The following are from one region of the Nocardia terpenica genome:
- a CDS encoding DEAD/DEAH box helicase: MSNSPVDNVSTDDERDVAGPSFADLGIDDRLLAAIADVGYESPSPIQAATIPPLLSGADVVGLAQTGTGKTAAFAIPILMGLEGKGKAPQALVLAPTRELAIQVAEAFGRYSAHLPGVHVLPVYGGQNYAVQLSGLRRGAQVVVGTPGRVIDHLERGTLDLSQLRYLVLDEADEMLKMGFQEDVERILADTPADKQVALFSATMPAAIRKISKQYLKDPIEITVKAKTATNTNITQRWVMVSHQRKLDALTRILEVESFEAMIIFVRTKQATEELAEKLRSRGFSAAAINGDIAQNQRERTIGQLKSGALDILVATDVAARGLDVDRISHVVNYDIPHDTESYVHRIGRTGRAGRTGEALLFVAPRERRLLDAIERATRQPLTEMRLPSVEDVNAQRVIKFHDAITENLASPNLALFRKLIEDYEAEHNIPLADIAAALAVGAYDGDNFFMEPEPEPERRPRDRDRDRDRDRRREPGAPSHHRGTGAELATYRIAVGKRHRVVPGAIVGAIANEGGLRRSDFGHISIRPDHSLVELPADLPQETLDALRRTRISGVLIQLQLDQGPPAHRPLSRGPRRDGGKRTERRKPRA; this comes from the coding sequence ATGAGTAACTCACCGGTCGACAACGTTTCCACCGACGATGAGAGGGACGTAGCCGGCCCGTCCTTCGCCGATCTAGGCATCGATGACCGCCTGTTGGCGGCCATCGCCGACGTCGGCTACGAATCACCGTCGCCCATCCAGGCAGCGACCATTCCGCCGCTGCTGTCCGGCGCCGACGTGGTCGGGCTCGCGCAGACCGGTACCGGCAAGACCGCCGCGTTCGCCATCCCGATCCTCATGGGCCTGGAGGGCAAGGGCAAGGCCCCGCAGGCGCTGGTGCTCGCCCCCACCCGCGAACTCGCGATCCAGGTGGCCGAGGCGTTCGGGCGTTACTCCGCGCACCTGCCGGGCGTGCACGTGCTGCCGGTCTACGGCGGCCAGAACTACGCCGTGCAGCTGTCGGGGCTGCGCCGCGGCGCGCAGGTCGTGGTCGGCACCCCGGGCCGCGTCATCGACCACCTCGAGCGCGGCACGCTCGACCTGTCCCAGCTGCGCTACCTGGTGCTGGACGAGGCCGACGAGATGCTCAAGATGGGCTTCCAGGAGGACGTGGAGCGCATCCTGGCCGACACCCCGGCCGACAAGCAGGTGGCGCTGTTCTCGGCGACCATGCCCGCCGCGATCCGCAAGATCTCCAAGCAGTATCTGAAGGATCCGATCGAGATCACGGTCAAGGCCAAGACCGCCACCAACACCAACATCACCCAGCGCTGGGTGATGGTGTCGCATCAGCGCAAGCTGGACGCCCTGACGCGCATCCTCGAGGTCGAATCCTTCGAGGCGATGATCATTTTCGTGCGCACCAAGCAGGCCACCGAGGAACTGGCCGAGAAGCTGCGCTCGCGTGGCTTCTCCGCGGCCGCCATCAACGGTGACATCGCGCAGAACCAGCGCGAGCGGACCATCGGCCAGCTCAAGTCGGGCGCCCTCGACATCCTGGTCGCCACCGACGTCGCCGCCCGCGGCCTGGACGTGGACCGCATCTCGCACGTGGTCAACTACGACATCCCGCACGACACCGAGTCCTACGTGCACCGCATCGGCCGCACCGGTCGCGCGGGCCGCACCGGCGAGGCGCTGCTGTTCGTCGCGCCGCGCGAGCGCCGCCTGCTCGACGCCATCGAGCGCGCCACCCGCCAGCCGCTCACCGAGATGCGGCTGCCCAGCGTGGAGGACGTGAACGCGCAGCGCGTGATCAAGTTCCACGACGCCATCACCGAGAACCTGGCCTCGCCCAATCTGGCCCTGTTCCGCAAGCTGATCGAGGACTACGAGGCCGAGCACAACATCCCGCTGGCCGATATCGCGGCCGCGCTCGCGGTCGGCGCGTACGACGGCGACAACTTCTTCATGGAGCCCGAGCCGGAGCCCGAGCGCCGCCCGCGTGATCGAGACCGCGACCGCGATCGGGACCGCCGCCGCGAGCCGGGCGCGCCGTCGCATCATCGCGGCACCGGCGCGGAGCTGGCGACCTACCGCATCGCGGTCGGCAAGCGGCACCGCGTGGTGCCGGGCGCGATCGTGGGCGCCATCGCCAACGAGGGTGGCCTGCGCCGCAGCGACTTCGGGCACATCAGCATCCGCCCCGACCACAGCCTGGTCGAGCTCCCCGCGGATCTGCCCCAGGAAACGTTGGATGCGTTGCGCCGCACCCGAATCAGCGGCGTGCTGATCCAGCTGCAGCTCGACCAGGGCCCGCCCGCCCACCGCCCCTTGAGCCGCGGCCCGCGCCGCGACGGCGGTAAGCGGACCGAGCGTCGCAAGCCTCGGGCGTAG
- a CDS encoding aldo/keto reductase, protein MFLGAMTFGEEGDMGAPLAECREMLEVYAEAGGNVIDTAINYRGGRSEEFVGELLAGRRDHFVLATKYSVTRDPADINAAGNHRKNLRLSLETSLRRLRTDYIDLYWVHIWDRHTPIEETMRALDDAVRSGKVLHIGISDAPAWIVAQANTFADLRGMAAFAGLQVPYSLLERDIERELLPMAAAFGLTVAAWSPLGGGVLTGKYTRPEPGVPTRLSPSAVGPHELAVARVVQQVADEFGCTPAQIALAWTRARTPAVHPILGARTVDQLEDNLGAAGLALPAETVRLLDATTRFRPGFPTEFIERSSGYVFGERDELLDD, encoded by the coding sequence ATGTTCCTCGGGGCAATGACTTTCGGTGAAGAGGGCGACATGGGTGCGCCGCTCGCGGAATGCCGGGAGATGCTGGAGGTGTACGCGGAGGCCGGTGGGAACGTCATCGATACGGCGATCAACTACCGGGGCGGTCGCAGCGAGGAATTCGTCGGCGAGTTGCTGGCCGGTCGGCGCGACCATTTCGTGCTGGCCACCAAATACTCGGTGACGCGAGATCCCGCCGATATCAACGCCGCCGGTAACCACCGCAAGAATCTGCGGCTGTCGCTGGAAACCAGCCTGCGCCGGTTGCGCACCGACTACATCGACCTGTACTGGGTGCACATCTGGGATCGGCACACGCCGATCGAGGAGACCATGCGCGCCCTCGACGACGCGGTGCGCTCGGGAAAAGTTCTGCACATAGGCATTTCGGACGCACCGGCCTGGATCGTCGCGCAGGCCAATACCTTCGCCGATCTGCGCGGAATGGCCGCCTTCGCCGGATTGCAGGTGCCCTACAGTCTGCTCGAGCGCGATATCGAGCGCGAATTGCTGCCCATGGCAGCGGCTTTCGGGCTGACCGTGGCGGCCTGGAGCCCGCTCGGCGGCGGCGTGCTGACCGGCAAGTACACCCGCCCGGAACCCGGCGTGCCGACCCGGCTGTCCCCGTCGGCCGTCGGCCCGCACGAGCTGGCCGTCGCCCGTGTGGTGCAGCAGGTGGCCGACGAATTCGGCTGCACACCAGCGCAAATCGCGCTGGCCTGGACCCGGGCGCGCACCCCGGCCGTGCATCCGATCCTCGGTGCCCGCACGGTCGACCAATTGGAGGACAATCTGGGCGCGGCCGGTCTGGCGCTGCCCGCCGAAACCGTCCGGCTCCTGGACGCCACCACTCGTTTCCGTCCGGGATTTCCCACCGAATTCATCGAGCGCAGTAGCGGTTATGTGTTCGGCGAACGGGACGAACTGCTCGACGATTGA
- a CDS encoding SMI1/KNR4 family protein, whose protein sequence is MRDWQGLIDAIDREIHREESPFRTGKRNPGATEQVIRAAERRLDFRFDPVYREYLTHVDGWVQFNAVEASLYGLDELGAPAWAGEQSILAEWSREYREVVVPLGMPDLSDMLLVGGSAQIGFYMLLVPPAASSAAGRVVELTDEPQIHADFHAYLEKELTFWKFCNEPEDD, encoded by the coding sequence GTGAGGGATTGGCAGGGGTTGATCGATGCGATCGATCGCGAGATTCACCGCGAAGAATCGCCGTTCCGCACCGGGAAACGCAACCCTGGCGCGACCGAGCAGGTGATCCGTGCGGCGGAGCGGCGGCTCGACTTTCGATTCGACCCCGTCTATCGCGAGTACCTGACGCACGTCGACGGCTGGGTGCAATTCAATGCGGTGGAGGCGAGCCTGTACGGCCTCGACGAACTCGGCGCCCCGGCCTGGGCCGGGGAGCAGTCGATTCTCGCGGAATGGTCTCGGGAGTATCGCGAGGTCGTCGTTCCCCTCGGCATGCCCGACCTCTCGGACATGCTCCTGGTCGGCGGCAGCGCCCAGATCGGCTTCTACATGCTGCTGGTCCCGCCCGCCGCGAGCAGCGCGGCCGGACGCGTCGTCGAGCTCACCGACGAGCCGCAGATCCACGCCGACTTCCACGCCTACCTGGAGAAGGAACTGACCTTCTGGAAGTTCTGCAACGAGCCCGAGGACGACTAG